The proteins below are encoded in one region of Qipengyuania sp. HL-TH1:
- a CDS encoding helix-turn-helix transcriptional regulator — MKNRLKVLRAERDWSQQDLAARLEVSRQSVNAVETGRYDPSLPLAFRIADVFGLAIEEIFLREE, encoded by the coding sequence ATGAAGAACCGCCTCAAAGTGCTGCGCGCCGAACGCGACTGGAGCCAGCAGGACCTCGCCGCCCGGCTCGAAGTGTCGCGGCAAAGCGTCAACGCGGTCGAGACCGGGCGCTACGATCCTTCGCTTCCGCTCGCCTTCCGGATCGCCGATGTTTTCGGGCTGGCGATAGAAGAAATCTTCCTGCGCGAAGAATAG
- a CDS encoding M48 family metallopeptidase — protein sequence MEDAFQTAAQWYDGTNAVRHSGTLSWDGRGGFTLAGPEARDEFDAADLRFGEIRPEQRVYHRASVPDFRLILPKEIPAGLAAQLPAKSDYGAWVDKLGLGKAAAIFGVASAAAVALFLTAPDWLGPRIPPGWERQIGEAMVGDFGGRICHTPAGDAALAKLLAKVDPAEEKVRAGVANMAMVNAVALPGGQVMLFDGLVQQADSPEELAGVLAHEVGHVRERHVMTALLRQFGLSILLAGADSGVTNGVFGLAAMGYSRDAEREADDYARARMAQSNISPMGAAGFFERMAKSRGDSEDAPAMIGWLASHPSSGERAEAYRAAAEEDADYPPVLTEAEFAALKSMCAQDPDVEEFGFF from the coding sequence ATGGAAGACGCGTTCCAGACTGCCGCCCAATGGTACGATGGCACCAATGCGGTGCGCCATAGCGGGACGCTGAGCTGGGACGGGCGCGGCGGGTTCACGCTGGCGGGGCCAGAAGCGCGCGACGAATTCGACGCCGCCGACCTGCGCTTCGGCGAAATCCGTCCCGAACAGCGCGTCTATCACCGCGCCAGCGTGCCCGATTTCCGCCTGATCCTGCCCAAGGAGATCCCCGCGGGCCTCGCCGCGCAGTTACCTGCGAAAAGCGATTACGGCGCCTGGGTCGACAAGCTCGGACTGGGCAAAGCGGCGGCGATATTCGGCGTTGCCAGCGCCGCGGCGGTGGCGCTGTTCCTGACCGCACCCGACTGGCTCGGCCCGCGTATCCCGCCCGGCTGGGAACGCCAGATCGGCGAGGCGATGGTCGGCGATTTCGGCGGCCGTATCTGTCATACGCCAGCGGGCGATGCGGCGCTCGCCAAGCTGCTGGCCAAGGTCGATCCGGCGGAGGAAAAGGTACGCGCAGGCGTTGCCAATATGGCCATGGTCAATGCAGTCGCGCTGCCCGGCGGGCAGGTCATGCTGTTCGACGGGCTGGTCCAGCAGGCCGATAGCCCCGAGGAGCTGGCCGGTGTGCTCGCCCATGAGGTCGGCCATGTCCGCGAGCGCCATGTGATGACCGCGCTGCTGCGCCAGTTCGGCCTGTCGATCCTGCTGGCCGGCGCCGATTCGGGCGTCACCAACGGCGTCTTCGGTCTCGCCGCGATGGGCTATTCGCGCGATGCCGAACGCGAGGCGGACGACTATGCCCGCGCGCGCATGGCCCAAAGCAATATCTCGCCCATGGGCGCAGCCGGATTTTTCGAACGCATGGCGAAAAGCCGGGGCGATAGCGAGGATGCCCCCGCCATGATCGGATGGCTGGCGAGCCACCCGTCCTCGGGCGAGCGCGCCGAGGCCTATCGCGCGGCGGCAGAAGAGGACGCGGACTATCCCCCGGTGCTGACCGAAGCGGAATTCGCCGCGCTCAAATCGATGTGCGCGCAGGATCCCGATGTCGAGGAGTTCGGCTTCTTCTGA
- a CDS encoding YjgN family protein, protein MHGSHARDGADSAFVFEGNWRDFARIALPNLLLTIVTLGVYRFWATARERRYLWSRTRFVDENLEWAGTGMELFIGFVMVFVLFGIPYFGLSFVAQALVARGYESLGIALSAFAALAIFYLLGVARFRALRYRLSRTRWRGIRGGSDTAGFLFGLSYMWKTAVGWIPAGLLLPWSMTSLWNERWSKMSFGPYAFEADAEAGNVFARYLLFYLTPFVLFAGGIIMAGMGMLAGYGVGGEEGRALGGMIGIFALVLFFYFGLGLIAVAFFAKFYREVVGATRWRDLHFTFTASTLDWVKLLVVDALLVVFTFGIGLVFLSYRHWKFFMTHLEASGEILLDELTQSQTRTAKHGEGLLDAFDMGAI, encoded by the coding sequence ATGCATGGGTCGCACGCGAGGGACGGGGCCGACAGCGCCTTCGTCTTCGAAGGAAACTGGCGCGATTTCGCCAGGATCGCCTTGCCGAACCTGCTGCTGACGATCGTCACGCTGGGCGTTTACCGCTTCTGGGCGACCGCGCGCGAGCGCCGCTATCTGTGGTCGCGCACGCGCTTCGTCGACGAAAATCTCGAATGGGCAGGCACCGGAATGGAGCTGTTCATCGGTTTCGTCATGGTCTTCGTCCTATTCGGCATTCCCTATTTCGGGTTGAGCTTCGTTGCGCAGGCGCTGGTCGCGCGCGGGTACGAATCGCTCGGCATTGCGCTTTCGGCATTCGCGGCGCTGGCGATCTTCTACCTGCTGGGCGTCGCCCGTTTCCGCGCGCTGCGCTACCGCCTTTCGCGCACCCGCTGGCGTGGCATTCGCGGCGGCAGCGACACCGCCGGCTTCCTGTTCGGCCTGTCATATATGTGGAAGACCGCGGTCGGCTGGATCCCGGCCGGCCTGCTGCTGCCCTGGTCGATGACCAGCCTGTGGAACGAACGGTGGAGCAAGATGAGCTTCGGCCCCTACGCGTTCGAGGCCGATGCCGAAGCGGGCAATGTCTTCGCGCGCTATCTGCTGTTCTATCTGACCCCCTTTGTCCTCTTTGCCGGTGGGATCATCATGGCCGGCATGGGAATGCTCGCGGGTTATGGTGTCGGCGGCGAGGAAGGCCGCGCGCTCGGCGGGATGATCGGCATTTTCGCCCTGGTGCTGTTCTTTTACTTCGGCCTCGGCCTGATCGCAGTGGCATTCTTCGCCAAGTTCTACCGCGAAGTGGTCGGCGCAACCCGCTGGCGCGACCTGCACTTCACTTTCACGGCTTCGACGCTGGACTGGGTGAAATTGCTGGTGGTCGATGCGCTGCTGGTCGTCTTTACCTTCGGGATCGGGCTGGTCTTCCTGTCCTATCGCCACTGGAAGTTCTTCATGACGCATCTCGAGGCGAGCGGGGAAATCCTGCTCGACGAGCTGACCCAGTCGCAGACGAGGACCGCGAAGCATGGCGAGGGCCTGCTCGACGCCTTCGACATGGGCGCGATCTGA